In the Desulfovibrio subterraneus genome, CAGCGCATTCGCAGCGCCGGTTTACCGAGAGCCAGTCGCGCACGACCTTTGCCTCGCGCTACAGGCAGGCCAAGACCGTGTGGACCGAAGCGAATAAGGTGAAGGATGTGTGGTCCAATCTGGCGGACCTGCTTTAGCCATACAAGATGCGCCTTTTGGGGGCGGTACAGGAGAAGACAATGGGATTGCATATTCCCGGTACGGAAACGGCAGGCAACGCAGGGCGGGGCAGGGAAACCATTCTGGATTCCGTTGCTCCGAGGGGCGGCGCTGCCCTGCGTGATGATACAGGGCGGGTGACCGGAGCGCTGCGTCGTGCGGTGGAGGCCGAAGGGCGTTTTCGCAGCATCGTTGATGAGGCGCAGCCGGGGCGCATGCAGGAAGCGGCTGCACAGTTCGGCAAGGTGCCGAAGTCGGCGCTTTCCGGCAGCACTGATCCTGTTGAGCAGGCTGCGGTGGTGGGCCAGCTTGATCTGGGCATGGCGCTGCACGAGGACAGGTTGCGCCTGCGCGCCATGAAGGACAGGGCGCAGGAGATGCAGCAGCTGCGCGAGGAGCGTATGGCCGGTATGCTGCGGGATGCGGGCGATGCCGGTGGCATGGCAGGCATGTCTGCCTCGCCGGAACTGCAGCAGCGCGCCTTCGGGCATCTGAGTAACGCGCTGCTTTCCATGGAGCAGACGTATCGTGCCACTGGGCAGGCGCTCGGGGAAGCCAGGGAGGCCACGGACCAGCGCATCCGTTCCACACGGTCCGGCATGACCGGGGCGTTTCTGGCGAGAATGGCGCAGGATGACCCCTCGCATGCGCATGCCCTGCTGGGGCAGCTGGGTGGAACGCTTGAGGAAAGTGATCTGGAAAAAACCAGATCTGCCGTGAAGAGTGCTGTTGAGAACCATGCCATCTCCATGCTGGAAGAGCGTTTCCGGCGTGACGACGGTGTGGATTATGACGGGGCGTTGGGCGACCTTGCAGGCATGGCGGACATGCCGGAATTTGACGACACGAGCCGGAACACTGTGCGGGAACGGCTTGAGATGAACCGGGCACGTCAGGCGTATCAGAAAGGCAAGGGCGATGCGGCGCAGCGGGCGCAGACATTTGAAGCCTTCTACAAGGCCGTGGACGAAGGCGACGTGCAGGCTGCCCGCACTCTGCTCGACAGGGATTTCGCGTTGGATGAGAAGGTGCGCGGACGTATGCGTGAATCGCTCAAGGTCGACAAGTGGGAGACAGAACCGGATGCCTTGATCAAGACCGTGGAGCGTATCGGGAAGGGCGAGATCAAGGACGCCTATATGATCGTGCCCGACAGAGATATGTCCCATGCGGATGCCTCGGCGCTTCGGGATTTGCTGGATAGAAAGGGGACCCGCGCGGATTTGGAGAACAGGATGTTTCACCGCGGGGTGGAAAATGTGCTGGGAAAAATGGAAGGGGCAAAGGCGGAGGACAAGGCGGGGGCCGTGCGCACCCTGTTTGCCGCGCTGAAGGATTCCCGCGACAAGGGTGAGGATACTGTTCTGCTGTTCACCCCCGGAAAGAAGGGAAACATCATCGACAGCGTGACAACAGCCTACGGTATGGGCAATGCAATGGCAGAAGACGAGAGAGGGCCATTATGGAGCCGTGGGGGACTCGGGCAGTCTGAGGAAATGACTCCTCCCGGTTTGTATCCTGACGGGACAGGAAGGGGCAAAGCCAGATCGGGTAATGGAGAGCATGGGGGTGGCGGGTCTGACCGTAACAGGCCGGACCGCGACCTTCCGGACCCAGACAGGCCAAACCGCAAGCATCCGGACCGAAAGCATCCGGACCGAAAGCATCCAAATCGGTTCAATCCTGATCTGTTGAGGCCGGAGTCGCTGCCGGACACCGGGAGTGGGGGAGTCACAAAGCCTCCCGCAGGAACGGGCGGGTTGAGCAGAGGCAGTGCATTGTTTGGGAAGCCGGACGGAATTCCCGAGGTCTCATTTCTGCCAGGCATAATAGGGAATGATTCGCCCGGTATGGTTGAGAAATTGTGACGCGACTGGCGGGCTACGGGCTATCAGCCAATGTGACTCCGCGTATAACCCTGCAGAAACCGTGTGTTCCAGATACATTCCCGCCTGAAAAGAGAAGCCCCCGCGACCGGAAGGTTGCGGGGGCTTTGGCATCAGAACTTTTCAAATTCACTGTCATCTGTGTCCATATCCAGACGGAGCTTGGGCTGCCGGTCCTTGGGAACCGATTTCGTCGGTTTGGCAGCCAGCGCCCGAGGGCGGGCAGGGGCTATCTTCGCGCGGACAGGGCGTGCCTGCGGCATGCTTTGGCGGGTGTCCCCGTCAACCTTGAAGAAGGCGATAGTCTGCTGCAGCTGGATAGCCTGCGCAGAAAGTTCCTCGGAGGTGGAGGCCATTTCTTCGGAAGCGGAGGCATTTTCCTGAATGATCTGCTCAAGCTGGGAGATAGCCTTGTTCACCTGCTGCGCGCCATTGGCCTGTTCGCCGGTTCCTGCTGCAATCTCCTGCACCAGTTCGGCGGTGCGCTGTATTTCGGGTACCAGAGCGGTCAGCATGGCACCGGCCTTCTCGGCTATGCCCACACTCTTCGAAGACAGTTCGCTGATCTCCGCAGCGGCATTGCCGGAACGTTCGGCCAGCTTGCGTACTTCAGCAGCCACCACGGCAAATCCCTTGCCGTGCTCGCCTGCGCGGGCGGCTTCAATGGCGGCGTTGAGAGCGAGCAGGTTGGTCTGGCGGGCAATTTCTTCAATGATGGTGATCTTTTCCGCAATGTTTTTCATGGCCGAAACAGTCTGCCCGACGGCGGAACCGCTTTCAGAGGCGCTGGAGGCAGCAGCACGGGAAATGCGTTCGGTTTCGGTGGCATTTGCGGCGTTCTGCGAGATGTTCGCGGTCATCTGTTCCATGGAGGCTGAAATCTCTTCAATGGATGCCGCCTGTTCGGTTGCCCCCTGCGAGAGGGTCTGCGAGGTGCCGGAAAGCTCTTCGCTGCCTGCGGCCACATTTTCCGCGCCGCTTTCGATGGAGCCTGCAACTTCCTGCAGCTTCTGCACCATGCTGCGCAGCGAGGCCGCAAGCTGGCCAATCTCGTCTTTCTGGTCCACATCAAGCGTGACGGTAAGGTCGCCGGTGGCAACCACTTCGGCAAAGTCCACACCCTTTCTCAGCGGGCCGATGATGCCGCGGGCGATGATGAACGCGAGGAACAGGCCTATGACGATGGCGACGGAGCTGCCGATGAGCACGACCCTGCGGGTTGCTTCTGCTGCAAGCAGCATGGCCTCGTCGGTCATGATATTTTCCGAGGTGACAACGCGCACCTTGTTCAGCATTTCTTGCGTCTGCTCGAGGGCAGGCATTGTTTCGGACACGAATATCCGCTTGGCTTCGTTCACCCCGTCGGCACGGCTGATATACTCGTTGATCACGGTATCCAGAGCGTTCAGGGTTTCATGGGCAAAGGGCTCCGTTTCGTTGTGGTAAAAGTGGGTCGCTTCGGCACGCTGACCCGCACGGAGCATGCCGTCCAGTTTTACACCGCTCTGGTGCAGGTGCTCATGTGGAGCGAAAATGGGGGTGACAAGGGCGGCAAACTGGGTGTCGCTGTCTATGCGGTCCTTCACTTCCTTCGAATACAGCCACTTGCCCAGCCCGCACTGGGTATGATCCAGCTGCACGGCAAGCTGCGTGACCTTGGCATCGGTAATGGCGTTGAGGACGGAGTTCATCCATGACAGGTGATCCATCTTCTTTGCCTGCATGAAGTTGAGAAGGGCACCATCGGCAGGGCGGTAGGCTTCTTTGATTCTTATGGCGGATTCGTGGAGGTGCTTGTGAGGAGTTTCAATATCCTTGAGTATCGGAACAAGGGCCGGAACGAGTTGCTCC is a window encoding:
- a CDS encoding methyl-accepting chemotaxis protein; this encodes MNWKNISLKGKFCIGFGSILLLLLGVSLWSVTGIGTIVHNSEEVIHGNELKADVTQKTVDHLKWAEKVQLLLSDDTVHTLNVQTDPTLCGFGKWLYGQGRKDAEQLVPALVPILKDIETPHKHLHESAIRIKEAYRPADGALLNFMQAKKMDHLSWMNSVLNAITDAKVTQLAVQLDHTQCGLGKWLYSKEVKDRIDSDTQFAALVTPIFAPHEHLHQSGVKLDGMLRAGQRAEATHFYHNETEPFAHETLNALDTVINEYISRADGVNEAKRIFVSETMPALEQTQEMLNKVRVVTSENIMTDEAMLLAAEATRRVVLIGSSVAIVIGLFLAFIIARGIIGPLRKGVDFAEVVATGDLTVTLDVDQKDEIGQLAASLRSMVQKLQEVAGSIESGAENVAAGSEELSGTSQTLSQGATEQAASIEEISASMEQMTANISQNAANATETERISRAAASSASESGSAVGQTVSAMKNIAEKITIIEEIARQTNLLALNAAIEAARAGEHGKGFAVVAAEVRKLAERSGNAAAEISELSSKSVGIAEKAGAMLTALVPEIQRTAELVQEIAAGTGEQANGAQQVNKAISQLEQIIQENASASEEMASTSEELSAQAIQLQQTIAFFKVDGDTRQSMPQARPVRAKIAPARPRALAAKPTKSVPKDRQPKLRLDMDTDDSEFEKF